A stretch of the Bacillus sp. B-jedd genome encodes the following:
- a CDS encoding CoA transferase subunit A: protein MKRICTSFQEAVADIQDGATLMVGGFGLCGIPENLILALVDKGVKDLTVISNNCGIDDWGLGLLLHNRQIKKMVGSYVGENKEFERQVLAGELEVELLPQGTLAEKIRAGGAGIPAFYTPAGVGTPIADEKETRIFNGKEYLLEEALVADFSLVRAWKGDKMGNLVYRKTARNFNPMIAAAGKVTIAEIENLVEIGELDPNAIHTPSIYVQTIIQGNQEKRIERLTVRK, encoded by the coding sequence ATGAAAAGGATTTGTACGTCATTCCAGGAGGCGGTTGCGGATATCCAGGACGGCGCCACTTTGATGGTCGGCGGCTTCGGCCTCTGCGGGATTCCTGAAAACCTGATCCTGGCTCTTGTAGACAAGGGAGTGAAGGACTTAACCGTCATTTCCAATAACTGCGGAATCGATGATTGGGGATTAGGGCTGCTTTTGCACAACAGACAGATAAAAAAAATGGTAGGTTCCTATGTTGGTGAAAACAAGGAATTCGAGCGCCAGGTGCTCGCCGGCGAACTTGAAGTGGAGCTGCTGCCGCAGGGAACGCTTGCCGAAAAAATCCGAGCCGGAGGAGCGGGGATTCCAGCGTTTTATACGCCCGCAGGAGTAGGAACGCCAATAGCGGACGAGAAGGAAACAAGGATTTTCAACGGCAAGGAATATTTGCTTGAAGAAGCGCTAGTTGCCGATTTCAGCCTTGTTCGCGCATGGAAGGGAGACAAGATGGGGAATCTCGTCTACCGGAAAACCGCCCGCAACTTCAATCCGATGATCGCGGCTGCTGGAAAGGTGACGATCGCCGAGATTGAGAACCTGGTCGAAATCGGGGAGCTTGACCCGAATGCAATCCATACTCCGAGCATTTATGTGCAAACAATCATCCAGGGGAACCAGGAAAAGCGGATTGAACGGCTGACAGTGAGGAAATAG
- a CDS encoding acetyl-CoA C-acetyltransferase: MERMEVVIVAAARTAIGSFNGTLKGVSAPELGAEAIKGALGQAGLKAEQVDEVILGNVLQAGLGQNPARQAAIRAGIPESASSMTINKVCGSGLKAVHLAAQAIIAGDAEIVVAGGMENMSQAPYLLKNAREGFKMGDQKLVDSMVSDGLWCAFNDYHMGITAENLCERYELTREEQDEFAAASQEKTARAMEEGKFKDEIVPIHIPQRRGEPIVFDTDEYPKKGTTAEKLAGLRAAFKKDGSVTAGNASGINDGAAVVIVMSRAKADELGVKPLVAIRGNGSAGVDPSVMGIGPVEAVRKALKKSGTTMEEIDLIEANEAFAAQSLAVSRDLQFDADKVNVNGGAIALGHPIGASGARILVTLIHEMKRREAKKGLATLCIGGGQGVATVVELV, translated from the coding sequence ATGGAACGGATGGAAGTGGTCATTGTAGCTGCCGCAAGGACGGCAATAGGTAGTTTTAACGGTACCCTGAAGGGAGTTTCAGCTCCGGAATTGGGTGCTGAAGCAATCAAAGGTGCACTCGGGCAAGCCGGGCTCAAGGCTGAACAGGTGGATGAAGTCATTCTCGGAAATGTCCTGCAAGCTGGGCTCGGGCAGAATCCTGCACGGCAGGCGGCTATAAGAGCGGGCATTCCTGAAAGCGCTTCCTCAATGACGATCAATAAAGTTTGCGGTTCAGGCTTGAAGGCAGTCCACCTTGCTGCACAGGCCATTATCGCCGGGGATGCGGAAATCGTCGTGGCGGGCGGCATGGAAAATATGAGCCAGGCTCCGTATCTTTTGAAGAATGCCCGTGAAGGCTTCAAAATGGGTGACCAGAAACTCGTTGACAGTATGGTTAGCGACGGGCTATGGTGCGCGTTCAATGATTATCATATGGGCATCACGGCTGAAAATCTGTGCGAACGCTATGAACTGACCCGTGAAGAGCAAGATGAATTTGCCGCCGCAAGCCAGGAAAAAACCGCGCGCGCAATGGAAGAAGGAAAGTTCAAGGATGAGATTGTCCCAATACATATCCCGCAGCGGAGAGGCGAACCGATTGTTTTTGACACAGATGAATATCCGAAAAAGGGAACAACCGCCGAGAAGCTTGCAGGGCTTAGGGCCGCGTTTAAAAAGGATGGCAGCGTAACGGCCGGAAACGCATCCGGGATCAATGACGGAGCGGCTGTAGTCATTGTGATGAGCAGGGCGAAAGCGGATGAACTTGGCGTAAAGCCGCTTGTGGCAATTAGAGGAAACGGCAGTGCTGGCGTCGACCCAAGTGTGATGGGAATCGGCCCTGTCGAGGCAGTTAGGAAGGCGCTGAAGAAATCCGGAACGACCATGGAAGAAATCGACCTCATTGAAGCCAATGAGGCATTCGCCGCACAGTCACTTGCAGTCAGCCGGGACCTTCAGTTTGACGCGGATAAAGTAAATGTAAACGGAGGGGCGATTGCGCTTGGTCACCCGATTGGTGCGAGCGGTGCGAGGATTCTCGTTACGCTCATCCATGAAATGAAGCGCCGGGAAGCGAAAAAAGGACTGGCGACGCTCTGTATAGGCGGCGGCCAGGGAGTCGCAACCGTAGTGGAGTTAGTTTAA
- a CDS encoding hydroxymethylglutaryl-CoA lyase, whose amino-acid sequence MAINLPENVTIIEVGPRDGLQNEKGFVPTEIKKQFIAALQGAGVMEMELTSFVSPKWVPQMADATEIVSGSPDNLRRAIVLAPNRKGIERVQETACKSVAVFVGVSNTFNKKNINKTTAESMEELKPLIAGLKEKGYFVRACISTAWHCPYEGKIPVEETLNLCSEFAEAGVDELSVADTIGMAVPTEAYSLFAKLKAALPGILLTAHFHDTRKLALANILASLQAGINRFDTSAGGLGGCPFAPGATGNVATEDVVYMLERMGIQTGISLEKLMNAIEIVRPHLSRPIGSMYYKVVGTGGA is encoded by the coding sequence ATGGCAATAAACTTGCCTGAGAACGTAACAATTATTGAAGTCGGCCCACGGGACGGGCTGCAAAATGAAAAAGGATTCGTACCGACTGAGATTAAAAAGCAATTCATTGCGGCTCTTCAAGGCGCGGGAGTCATGGAAATGGAACTGACTTCGTTTGTATCCCCGAAATGGGTTCCCCAGATGGCGGATGCGACGGAAATTGTAAGCGGTTCCCCGGATAACCTGAGGCGCGCTATCGTCCTTGCTCCCAATAGAAAAGGGATTGAACGGGTTCAGGAAACCGCATGTAAATCAGTCGCTGTCTTCGTTGGAGTGAGCAATACATTTAATAAGAAGAATATAAATAAAACGACGGCTGAGAGCATGGAGGAACTCAAGCCGCTCATCGCCGGACTGAAGGAAAAAGGCTATTTTGTCAGAGCTTGTATTTCAACAGCCTGGCATTGCCCGTACGAAGGAAAAATTCCCGTGGAAGAGACACTAAACCTATGCAGCGAGTTTGCGGAAGCGGGTGTTGATGAGCTAAGTGTCGCCGACACAATCGGAATGGCCGTTCCAACAGAAGCCTATTCCCTTTTTGCAAAATTAAAGGCTGCTCTTCCGGGAATCCTGCTGACCGCGCATTTCCACGACACAAGAAAGCTGGCACTCGCCAATATCCTTGCCTCCCTTCAGGCAGGAATCAACCGGTTCGACACTTCCGCCGGAGGTCTTGGCGGCTGCCCGTTCGCCCCTGGCGCGACCGGCAATGTCGCCACCGAGGATGTTGTTTATATGCTGGAGCGGATGGGCATTCAAACAGGGATTTCTCTCGAAAAATTAATGAATGCGATAGAAATCGTCCGCCCGCATCTCAGCAGACCCATTGGGAGTATGTATTATAAAGTGGTCGGGACTGGCGGTGCATAA
- a CDS encoding alpha/beta hydrolase, whose product MRKALRVFFSLFAIVSAIGVYFTNRLMYMKKKEDDFILNREREAGRIIDEEYDSLMKRDVLIPSPFGYHLKGVLAEPHDTNRYIIISHGVTENKFNSIKYMNLFLERGFNVLIFDHRRHGESGGKTTSYGHYEKFDLKAVVDWLKSEIGPDILLGIHGESMGAATMILYAGMLEDGADFYIADCPFSDFKEQLAYRLKEDLHLPAGVVLPLADVFLRLREKYSIREVSPITVIDNVKHPILFIHSAKDDFILPYMTEALYEKKKGPKMLFMAENGVHAQSFNENREEYEQAVDEFLENLIYRPRMYIPDPVLEN is encoded by the coding sequence TTGCGAAAAGCTTTAAGGGTTTTCTTTTCATTGTTTGCGATTGTTTCGGCAATCGGTGTTTATTTCACGAACAGGCTTATGTATATGAAGAAAAAAGAGGATGATTTTATCCTCAATCGGGAACGGGAAGCTGGAAGGATCATTGATGAAGAGTATGATTCATTAATGAAGAGGGATGTTCTGATTCCTTCCCCTTTCGGATATCATCTAAAAGGAGTCCTTGCGGAGCCGCATGACACAAATCGTTACATCATCATCAGCCATGGGGTCACAGAGAATAAATTCAATTCGATAAAGTACATGAATCTGTTCCTGGAGCGGGGCTTCAACGTCCTTATATTCGATCATCGGCGCCACGGCGAATCCGGGGGGAAAACAACGAGCTACGGGCATTATGAAAAATTCGATTTGAAGGCAGTTGTCGACTGGCTGAAAAGCGAAATCGGGCCCGATATCTTGCTTGGCATCCACGGCGAATCAATGGGGGCCGCGACGATGATCCTTTATGCCGGTATGCTTGAGGACGGCGCCGATTTTTATATCGCTGACTGCCCTTTTTCCGATTTCAAGGAGCAGCTCGCCTACCGCCTCAAGGAAGACTTGCACTTGCCGGCCGGGGTTGTTTTGCCGCTCGCGGATGTCTTCCTTCGATTACGTGAAAAGTATTCAATTCGGGAAGTTTCTCCGATTACGGTTATCGATAATGTTAAGCATCCGATTCTTTTTATTCACAGCGCCAAAGATGATTTTATTCTTCCTTATATGACAGAGGCGCTCTATGAAAAGAAAAAAGGGCCTAAGATGCTTTTTATGGCGGAAAATGGCGTACACGCCCAGTCGTTTAATGAAAACCGGGAGGAATATGAACAGGCAGTTGACGAGTTTTTGGAAAATCTCATTTATCGGCCGCGGATGTATATTCCGGATCCGGTCCTCGAGAATTAA
- a CDS encoding CDGSH iron-sulfur domain-containing protein translates to MSKVTIKVNDNGSLRITGDVELLDGQGNAYPAKPAFSLCRCGLSSNKPFCDGTHKGKFDSQVRVPEETPGQ, encoded by the coding sequence ATGTCGAAGGTAACAATTAAAGTAAATGATAATGGCTCACTCCGAATTACCGGAGATGTGGAACTTCTCGATGGACAGGGGAATGCTTACCCTGCTAAGCCGGCTTTTTCACTTTGCCGCTGCGGCCTTTCTTCAAACAAGCCGTTTTGCGATGGCACCCATAAAGGAAAATTCGATTCTCAGGTTCGGGTTCCGGAAGAAACACCCGGACAATAA
- a CDS encoding PadR family transcriptional regulator, which yields MSIRSQLLKGILDGCVLSVIAAGPVYGYELSAKLQEAGLLDVSEGTIYPVLLRLQKNGLIRGEMQPSPSGPNRKYYFLTDAGNEALALIKEEWEQLAGPVSKILK from the coding sequence ATGTCAATACGGTCCCAATTACTAAAAGGGATATTGGATGGTTGTGTGCTTTCTGTTATCGCCGCCGGGCCTGTTTACGGGTATGAGCTGTCTGCAAAACTCCAGGAAGCCGGCCTCTTGGATGTAAGCGAAGGAACCATTTATCCTGTCCTTCTTCGCTTGCAGAAAAATGGTTTGATCCGCGGCGAAATGCAGCCCTCCCCCTCGGGCCCGAACCGAAAATATTATTTTTTGACAGATGCCGGGAACGAAGCGCTGGCACTCATTAAAGAAGAATGGGAACAACTTGCGGGCCCTGTCAGCAAAATTTTAAAATAA
- a CDS encoding DUF1129 family protein has protein sequence MEAKQLIELNNQKRKELTKENEKVYSDFMVYIRLQLTLSEQQSEEVLMEILDHLIEAQKQGKPASVLFGDDPKKFADELIADIPKENRKNAVSFISGLGLQLLSYFFLANGILSFILSFFSKKENIVYPLKAGVIFLLIALGTFFVIRVIFTSIEKTLFTEEKNDKKNMVKVGAAAAGIMAIVIGATVLLPEVGPAILFHWYVSVGVGLLAWGTSRFLQNKRFTTKAAV, from the coding sequence ATGGAAGCTAAACAACTGATTGAACTGAATAACCAAAAACGCAAGGAACTTACAAAGGAAAATGAAAAAGTCTATTCCGACTTCATGGTGTACATTAGGCTTCAGCTCACGCTTTCGGAGCAGCAGTCCGAGGAGGTGCTGATGGAAATCCTTGACCATTTGATTGAGGCACAAAAGCAAGGAAAGCCCGCCAGCGTCCTGTTCGGCGATGACCCGAAAAAGTTTGCCGACGAGCTGATTGCAGATATTCCGAAAGAAAACAGGAAAAATGCAGTTTCTTTCATTTCCGGACTTGGCCTGCAATTGCTGAGTTACTTTTTTCTGGCCAATGGAATTCTTTCTTTCATCCTCTCTTTCTTCAGCAAAAAGGAGAACATTGTTTATCCGTTAAAGGCTGGAGTGATTTTTCTTTTGATTGCTTTAGGAACTTTTTTCGTTATCCGGGTTATTTTTACAAGCATTGAGAAAACACTTTTTACCGAAGAAAAGAACGATAAGAAAAATATGGTCAAAGTCGGCGCCGCGGCAGCAGGGATTATGGCTATTGTCATCGGGGCCACGGTTCTTCTCCCAGAGGTCGGCCCAGCCATCCTTTTCCACTGGTATGTATCAGTCGGAGTAGGCCTGCTGGCATGGGGAACTTCCCGCTTTCTGCAAAATAAGCGCTTTACGACGAAAGCCGCCGTTTGA
- a CDS encoding GNAT family N-acetyltransferase, with amino-acid sequence MEIRQIDITDKETAREVLGIQLPSYKVEAALIDFYGIPPLKDTVETLMECGETFLGYYENGILCGAISFKAENGVVDIHRLMVHPNHFRKGIARRLLREVEKATESAAAMIVSTGSKNSPAIRFYETNGFRKAGEERLAEGVSITHFEKRKGN; translated from the coding sequence ATGGAGATAAGACAGATTGATATTACGGACAAGGAAACAGCGCGTGAAGTACTGGGAATCCAGCTGCCATCCTATAAAGTCGAGGCGGCCCTTATAGATTTTTACGGCATTCCACCGTTGAAGGATACGGTCGAGACATTAATGGAGTGCGGGGAAACATTCCTGGGGTACTATGAAAATGGCATTCTATGCGGAGCAATATCATTCAAAGCAGAAAATGGAGTGGTCGATATCCACAGGCTGATGGTCCATCCTAATCATTTCCGGAAAGGGATAGCCCGAAGACTTCTGCGGGAAGTAGAAAAAGCCACAGAGAGCGCCGCAGCGATGATTGTCTCAACAGGCTCGAAAAATTCGCCGGCAATCCGATTCTATGAAACAAATGGATTCAGGAAGGCCGGAGAAGAAAGGCTTGCCGAAGGCGTTTCGATCACGCATTTTGAAAAACGAAAGGGGAATTGA
- a CDS encoding GNAT family N-acetyltransferase, translating to MNQSPTIQGESVLLRKPIESDALDFFKCGRNAELVRMYGGDTRNLKPITMDEAKNFIDNILRNKLEWCVEYEGRCVGQARLTVNEADCRARYAVGLFDSSVWGIGLGTEITRLVLQYAFEVLNLHRVDLKVLEYNHRAIACYQKCGFMIEGKEREGALIEGRFETDVMMSILDREYEAIKETF from the coding sequence ATGAATCAATCTCCAACTATCCAAGGGGAAAGTGTGTTGTTAAGGAAACCCATTGAGTCTGATGCGCTTGATTTCTTTAAGTGCGGTCGGAATGCGGAGCTTGTCCGAATGTATGGAGGAGATACCCGCAATTTGAAGCCCATCACAATGGACGAAGCCAAAAACTTCATTGACAATATTCTGCGCAATAAACTGGAATGGTGTGTCGAATACGAAGGCCGCTGCGTCGGCCAGGCTCGTTTGACCGTAAATGAAGCTGATTGCCGCGCCCGCTATGCAGTCGGCTTATTTGACTCGTCTGTTTGGGGAATCGGCCTCGGAACCGAAATTACCCGGCTTGTTCTTCAGTATGCCTTTGAGGTGTTGAATCTTCATCGGGTCGATTTAAAGGTTTTAGAGTATAACCACCGGGCGATTGCCTGTTATCAGAAATGCGGATTTATGATCGAAGGGAAAGAGCGGGAAGGCGCCCTGATCGAAGGCCGATTTGAGACGGATGTCATGATGAGCATTTTGGATAGGGAATACGAAGCGATAAAAGAAACGTTTTAG
- a CDS encoding YolD-like family protein has product MIRDRGRIKWTSMMLPEHVKMLRDWVKEDSYEQRKELDEQQLEAMNETLAEAMEFNQTVVITYYRSHNYELCIGNVHYWDELTHKLHIVDSSGNAQLIPINTIADIKLAPDK; this is encoded by the coding sequence GTGATTCGGGACCGCGGCAGAATAAAATGGACCTCCATGATGCTTCCGGAGCACGTCAAGATGCTTCGTGATTGGGTGAAGGAGGATTCCTACGAACAGAGGAAAGAACTTGATGAACAACAGCTCGAAGCAATGAACGAAACCCTTGCCGAAGCAATGGAGTTCAACCAGACGGTGGTGATTACCTACTACCGCAGCCACAATTATGAACTTTGCATCGGAAATGTCCACTATTGGGACGAACTCACACACAAGCTCCACATTGTCGACTCCTCGGGCAACGCCCAACTAATCCCGATTAACACCATCGCCGACATTAAATTGGCTCCGGACAAATAA
- a CDS encoding Y-family DNA polymerase: MVDYSAMPRHKILCVDMKSFYASCAAVIEGLDPLGCYLAVVGDTNREGSVVLAASPLLKKEFGIKTGSRKFEIPNDPKIHVVEPKMGLFLRISTEISRVFHRYVPKEAIHTYSVDESFIKVDGAVNLWGDAHTIAKKIRDDIEREFQLPCAIGIGPNMLLAKLCLDLDAKKQGIAEWTYEDVQRRLWQVSPLREMWGIGRRVEKTLNGMGIFTVGQLARYDLEKLEKKFGIMGNQLYYHAWGVDLSEMGAPIIEGQISFGKSQILLRDYKDEEEVKHVMLEMCEEVARRARTHRKAGRTITLGIGYSQDEFGGGFHRAKTIFEPTNVTMDIYRVCLELFRQHYTGKTVRQISISLGNIVDDVELQMSLFDMGAGKRRDLGYVVDRIRSRYGSGSLLRAVSYTTAGTARHRASLLGGHKK; encoded by the coding sequence ATGGTCGATTACAGCGCAATGCCGCGGCATAAAATACTGTGTGTCGATATGAAAAGTTTCTATGCAAGCTGCGCCGCGGTTATCGAGGGCCTTGATCCGCTCGGCTGCTACCTGGCTGTCGTCGGTGACACTAATCGTGAAGGAAGTGTCGTCCTCGCCGCCTCTCCGCTTTTGAAAAAAGAATTCGGCATTAAGACAGGCTCACGGAAATTTGAAATTCCAAACGACCCAAAAATCCATGTAGTTGAACCAAAGATGGGCTTATTCCTGAGGATTTCCACCGAAATCAGCCGTGTTTTCCACCGCTACGTCCCGAAAGAAGCCATCCATACATACAGTGTCGATGAAAGTTTCATTAAAGTGGACGGGGCGGTAAACCTGTGGGGGGATGCGCACACAATCGCGAAAAAAATCAGGGATGACATTGAACGCGAATTCCAGCTTCCTTGCGCGATCGGTATCGGCCCGAACATGCTCCTCGCCAAGCTTTGCCTTGACCTCGACGCCAAGAAGCAAGGAATTGCCGAATGGACGTATGAAGATGTCCAGAGAAGGCTTTGGCAGGTTTCGCCGCTCCGGGAAATGTGGGGAATCGGCCGCAGGGTCGAAAAAACACTGAACGGAATGGGGATTTTCACGGTCGGCCAGCTTGCCCGCTATGACCTTGAAAAGCTTGAAAAGAAGTTCGGGATCATGGGCAATCAGCTTTATTACCATGCCTGGGGAGTCGACCTTTCTGAAATGGGCGCGCCAATCATCGAAGGCCAGATCAGTTTTGGCAAAAGCCAGATTCTCCTCAGGGATTATAAAGATGAAGAGGAGGTAAAGCATGTCATGCTGGAAATGTGCGAGGAGGTGGCGCGAAGGGCGCGGACGCACCGGAAAGCGGGGAGGACGATCACGCTCGGAATCGGCTACAGCCAGGATGAATTCGGCGGCGGCTTCCACCGGGCGAAAACGATTTTCGAGCCAACCAATGTGACGATGGATATTTACCGTGTCTGCCTTGAGCTGTTCCGCCAGCATTACACCGGCAAAACAGTCCGGCAGATTTCCATCTCGCTCGGGAATATTGTCGATGACGTCGAATTGCAGATGAGCCTTTTTGATATGGGGGCGGGGAAGAGAAGGGACCTCGGCTATGTGGTCGACCGGATCCGCAGCCGGTATGGCTCAGGCTCGCTGCTCCGGGCTGTTTCGTATACTACAGCAGGAACCGCCAGGCACCGCGCGTCGCTGCTCGGCGGACATAAAAAGTAA
- a CDS encoding YqzH family protein, with protein sequence MEEKLVRKMIANCLKQYYGEELQPLGESDVKEICTQVYRLKESEPEAYLHDIINDVVYEFLTG encoded by the coding sequence GTGGAAGAGAAACTGGTAAGAAAAATGATTGCCAACTGCCTGAAGCAATATTATGGCGAGGAACTTCAGCCTCTCGGCGAAAGCGATGTAAAGGAAATTTGCACGCAGGTATATAGGCTGAAAGAATCAGAACCAGAGGCGTATCTGCATGATATCATTAATGATGTTGTGTATGAATTTTTGACAGGCTGA
- a CDS encoding proline iminopeptidase-family hydrolase: MSIEEGFIEVTWGKVWYRKAKGAADTAPLLVLHGGPGASCYPLQRLDKLAEGLSGRTVVYYDQLGAGRSQGPTDKALWNLDRYVEELGQVRERLELDEVHILGHSWGTTLLAAYLLTKPAGVKSAIFSSPCLSAPRWAKDQERLLKQLPEETQEAIARCEADGSTDSEEYKQAMQVFAKNFVCRIEISAEEKEATSKLGNHEVYNTMWGPSEFCVTGNLKEFDCTPRLHEIEVPSLFLCGRYDEATPESTGYFSSLVPGAKLQIFEKSAHSPYREQPEEYRETVAEFLEEAELAGK, translated from the coding sequence TTGAGCATCGAAGAAGGTTTTATCGAGGTCACGTGGGGCAAGGTGTGGTACAGAAAAGCGAAAGGCGCGGCCGATACCGCTCCATTGCTTGTTTTGCATGGAGGGCCGGGTGCTTCGTGCTATCCTTTACAGCGGCTCGACAAGCTTGCGGAGGGACTGAGCGGACGGACGGTTGTCTATTATGATCAACTTGGCGCGGGGCGATCGCAGGGCCCGACCGATAAAGCGCTATGGAATTTGGACCGTTATGTGGAAGAGCTTGGACAGGTACGCGAGCGGTTGGAACTTGATGAAGTACATATTCTTGGTCATTCGTGGGGAACGACATTGCTGGCCGCCTATTTGCTGACAAAGCCGGCCGGTGTGAAAAGCGCGATTTTCTCAAGCCCGTGCCTGAGCGCGCCCCGCTGGGCAAAAGACCAGGAGCGTCTTTTGAAGCAGCTGCCTGAGGAAACACAGGAAGCGATCGCACGCTGCGAAGCCGACGGGTCAACGGACTCCGAGGAATACAAGCAGGCGATGCAGGTGTTCGCGAAAAATTTTGTCTGCCGAATCGAGATAAGCGCCGAGGAAAAAGAAGCAACATCAAAGCTTGGCAACCACGAAGTGTACAACACGATGTGGGGACCGTCCGAGTTTTGCGTGACCGGCAACCTAAAGGAATTCGACTGCACGCCAAGGCTTCATGAAATCGAAGTCCCTTCTCTCTTCCTGTGCGGCCGCTATGATGAAGCGACACCGGAATCGACTGGTTATTTCAGCAGCCTTGTGCCGGGCGCGAAGCTGCAGATTTTTGAAAAAAGCGCGCACTCCCCTTACCGCGAACAGCCGGAGGAGTATAGGGAAACCGTGGCCGAGTTTCTTGAAGAAGCGGAACTGGCAGGAAAATAA
- a CDS encoding ABC transporter permease subunit, protein MNKKYNLPFIAGIVSFLFLFLISVCGPWVAANFLTEKLEVGSILVDGEYVLRAPPLSPFEYKDHLLGTDRWGHDILLKMLNGARYTFFVSLTIAGLRTLLGGLAGLYLGMRNSVPAWWLAIEDASSYLPAFLVVYFILLPLSMNSPLTIGYLVILLILLVTGLGIPPAASSIRKKTNEIKKMDFIEASKSLGARKGRILFKHIIPQLRDPIVVLFLTEVVSVLTLLGILGLFNLFVGGTAVQYDEDVIFLSITDDWAGLTGQARSNLQYNRWILFIPLTGMLFMISSFSLLARGWKQRIESGYKRAPWI, encoded by the coding sequence ATGAATAAAAAGTACAATCTGCCTTTTATTGCCGGAATCGTCAGTTTTCTGTTTTTGTTTCTGATTTCTGTTTGCGGGCCCTGGGTGGCTGCCAACTTCCTGACAGAAAAATTGGAAGTGGGAAGCATCCTTGTGGATGGAGAATATGTGCTGAGGGCTCCGCCGCTGAGCCCGTTCGAGTACAAGGATCATTTGCTGGGGACTGATCGATGGGGCCATGACATTCTTTTAAAAATGCTGAACGGGGCAAGGTATACATTTTTTGTCTCCCTGACAATCGCTGGACTTCGGACGCTGTTGGGAGGCCTTGCCGGCTTGTATTTAGGAATGAGGAATTCTGTACCGGCATGGTGGCTTGCTATTGAGGATGCGTCAAGCTATTTACCGGCATTTCTCGTCGTTTATTTTATCTTGCTGCCTCTTAGCATGAATTCGCCGCTTACCATCGGTTATTTGGTCATCCTTCTCATCCTGCTTGTAACGGGGTTGGGGATACCGCCAGCCGCTTCATCGATCAGAAAAAAAACGAATGAAATTAAAAAAATGGACTTCATAGAGGCATCCAAATCTCTAGGTGCCCGCAAAGGTAGAATTCTGTTCAAACATATCATCCCGCAGTTAAGGGATCCTATCGTTGTTTTATTTTTGACCGAAGTTGTTTCGGTTTTGACTTTGCTTGGTATCCTGGGTCTTTTCAACCTTTTTGTCGGCGGGACAGCGGTCCAGTATGATGAAGACGTCATTTTTCTATCCATCACGGACGATTGGGCGGGGCTAACCGGCCAGGCAAGAAGCAACCTTCAGTACAATAGATGGATTTTATTTATACCGTTGACTGGCATGCTGTTTATGATCAGCTCCTTCAGCCTGCTGGCGAGAGGCTGGAAACAGCGGATTGAAAGTGGATATAAAAGAGCTCCATGGATATAG
- a CDS encoding ABC transporter permease subunit: MFKRVVKLLIVLLLILVIASFPDALEPRSGNIIVLKPYVFPDNIQAFFKNLSDGSLGTYKTGSQHRSIAADIGDNVLTSFLLMFTSMLVSVATSLLVGAFFPRSRISKAVYAIFGFLSAIPQFILIILLIFGGVSIYKLTGYRVITLSMDKKFADFLFPVFILSIVSTSYLLKLTAAKYNHIGSEDYVRTGLSKGLSKPYLNLHHIFKNLRPYFVADLKKTLSLTAGSLFIVEYLFNILGVTRFIFADYQFAAVAVGFLSIVLITMVVYYSILLLLFLFEKGFVYE, translated from the coding sequence ATGTTTAAAAGAGTTGTGAAACTATTGATTGTTCTCTTGTTAATTCTTGTCATAGCGAGCTTTCCTGATGCACTGGAGCCAAGAAGTGGAAATATCATCGTTTTAAAGCCGTATGTTTTCCCTGATAACATTCAGGCGTTTTTCAAAAACCTTTCGGACGGCTCACTCGGTACTTACAAGACTGGCAGCCAGCATAGAAGCATCGCAGCCGATATCGGTGACAACGTCCTGACCAGTTTTCTTCTCATGTTTACAAGCATGCTTGTGAGCGTAGCCACATCGTTGCTCGTTGGGGCGTTTTTTCCTCGCAGCCGGATTTCCAAGGCAGTTTATGCGATATTTGGCTTCCTATCAGCCATACCGCAGTTTATTCTAATCATCTTGCTGATTTTTGGCGGTGTTTCCATCTACAAACTGACAGGCTACCGGGTAATCACACTATCGATGGATAAAAAGTTTGCAGACTTTCTTTTCCCAGTATTCATTTTATCTATCGTATCCACTTCGTATTTATTGAAGCTGACGGCTGCAAAATATAATCATATAGGCTCTGAAGATTATGTTCGCACAGGCTTATCCAAAGGTCTTTCAAAACCTTATTTAAATCTGCACCACATCTTTAAAAATCTGCGTCCTTATTTTGTTGCTGACCTTAAAAAAACCCTTTCTTTGACAGCGGGAAGCTTATTCATTGTAGAATACTTGTTCAATATTCTCGGAGTGACCCGGTTTATTTTTGCCGACTATCAGTTTGCAGCAGTGGCTGTAGGTTTCTTGTCTATTGTCCTCATCACCATGGTTGTTTACTACTCCATTCTTTTGCTATTATTTCTCTTTGAAAAAGGTTTTGTTTATGAATAA